A single Streptomyces mirabilis DNA region contains:
- a CDS encoding amino acid permease translates to MSSTLFRTKKVEQSILDTEEPEHALKKSLSALDLTVFGVGVIIGTGIFVLTGKVAKENAGPSVSLAFVVAGVVCALAALCYAEFASTVPVAGSAYTFAYASLGELPAWIIGWDLVLEFALGTAVVAVGWSGYVRSLLDNAGWHLPGYLSGREGAAGFGFDILAAALVLVLTAILVIGVKLSARVTTVVVAVKVTVVMIVIIAGAFFIVGDNYTPFIPKVQAQEAGSSLNAPLVQLIFGYTPTNFGVMGIFTAASVVFFAFIGFDVVATAAEETKNPQRDMPRGIMGSLFICTALYVAVSIVVTGMQRYDRLSIDAPLADAFKATGHPWYAGVISFGAAVGLTTVCMILLLGQTRVFFAMSRDGLLPRFFSRVHPRFRTPHRPTILLGVIIAIVAGFTSLSELAELVNIGTLFAFVVVAIGVVILRHTRPDLHRSFRTPLVPLVPIVSVLASLWLMLNLPAETWLRFAIWMVIGFVVYFLYGRSHSRLERREETTEAAVHPPRPNTQ, encoded by the coding sequence GTGAGCAGCACCCTCTTCAGGACGAAGAAGGTCGAACAGTCGATCTTGGACACTGAGGAGCCGGAGCACGCACTCAAGAAGTCGCTGTCGGCTCTGGATCTCACCGTCTTCGGCGTCGGTGTCATCATCGGCACCGGCATCTTCGTCCTCACCGGCAAGGTCGCCAAGGAGAACGCGGGACCCTCGGTCTCGCTGGCGTTCGTCGTCGCGGGTGTCGTCTGTGCCCTGGCGGCGCTGTGCTACGCGGAGTTCGCCTCCACGGTCCCGGTGGCGGGGTCCGCGTACACCTTCGCGTACGCCTCGCTCGGTGAGCTGCCCGCCTGGATCATCGGCTGGGACCTGGTGCTGGAGTTCGCGCTCGGTACGGCGGTGGTGGCCGTCGGCTGGTCGGGGTATGTGCGCTCGCTCCTGGACAACGCGGGCTGGCATCTGCCGGGCTATCTCAGCGGGCGTGAGGGGGCCGCCGGGTTCGGCTTCGACATCCTCGCCGCCGCGCTGGTGCTGGTGCTCACGGCGATCCTGGTCATCGGCGTGAAGCTCTCGGCCCGCGTCACCACGGTCGTGGTCGCCGTCAAGGTCACCGTCGTGATGATCGTGATCATCGCGGGCGCCTTCTTCATCGTGGGCGACAACTACACGCCCTTCATCCCCAAGGTGCAGGCCCAGGAGGCGGGCAGCAGTCTCAATGCCCCGCTCGTCCAGCTCATCTTCGGCTACACACCCACCAACTTCGGTGTGATGGGCATCTTCACCGCCGCCTCCGTCGTCTTCTTCGCCTTCATCGGCTTCGACGTGGTGGCGACGGCCGCCGAGGAGACCAAGAACCCGCAGCGGGACATGCCGCGCGGCATCATGGGCTCGCTCTTCATCTGCACCGCTCTCTACGTGGCCGTGTCGATCGTTGTCACGGGCATGCAGAGGTACGACCGGCTGTCCATCGACGCCCCGCTCGCCGACGCCTTCAAGGCGACCGGGCACCCCTGGTACGCGGGTGTCATCAGCTTCGGCGCCGCCGTCGGTCTGACCACGGTCTGCATGATCCTGCTGCTCGGCCAGACCCGGGTCTTCTTCGCGATGAGCCGCGACGGACTGCTGCCGCGGTTCTTCTCCCGGGTCCACCCGAGGTTCCGCACCCCGCACCGGCCGACCATCCTGCTCGGCGTGATCATCGCGATCGTGGCGGGCTTCACCAGCCTCAGCGAACTGGCCGAACTGGTCAACATCGGTACGCTCTTCGCCTTCGTCGTCGTCGCGATCGGCGTCGTCATCCTCCGCCACACCCGCCCCGACCTGCACCGCTCCTTCCGCACCCCGCTGGTCCCGCTCGTCCCGATCGTCTCCGTCCTCGCCTCGCTCTGGCTGATGCTCAACCTGCCCGCCGAGACCTGGCTGCGGTTCGCGATCTGGATGGTGATCGGCTTCGTCGTCTACTTCCTGTACGGCCGCTCGCACAGCCGTCTCGAGCGGCGCGAGGAGACGACCGAGGCCGCGGTGCACCCGCCGCGCCCCAACACCCAGTGA
- the dxs gene encoding 1-deoxy-D-xylulose-5-phosphate synthase: MPLLTRITGPRDLDRLSLEQLDQLAGEIRTFLVDAVSKTGGHLGPNLGVVELTIALHRVFESPKDRVLWDTGHQSYVHKLLTGRQDFSKLKMKGGLSGYPSQAESEHDVIENSHASTVLGWADGLAKANEVLDRNDHVVAVIGDGALTGGMAWEALNNIADAKDRHLVIVVNDNERSYAPTIGGLANHLATLRTTDGYERFLARGKDLLERTPVVGRPLYETLHGAKKGLKDFIAPQGMFEDLGLKYVGPIDGHDIEALESALARAKRFGGPVIVHCLTEKGRGYQPALQDEADRFHAVGKIHPDTGLPIASSGADWTSVFGEEMVKLGQERKDVVAITAAMLQPVGLDKFAKAFPKRVYDVGIAEQHGAVSAAGLATGGLHPVFAVYATFLNRAFDQVLMDVALHKCGVTFVLDRAGVTGTDGASHNGMWDMSILQVVPGLRLAAPRDADQVRAQLREAVDVTDAPTVVRFSKGAVGPAVPAVGRIGGMDVLREPGTDAPDVLLVSVGALAPMCLEIAGLLDQQGISTTVVDPRWVKPVDEAMAPLAEQHRVVVTVEDNSRVGGVGSTIAQALRDAGVDVPLRDFGIPPRFLDHASRAEVMAEIGLTAPDIARQVTGLVSKLDGRFPGAAAQAVDSVEPARD, translated from the coding sequence GTGCCGCTGCTGACCCGCATCACGGGACCGCGCGATCTGGACCGGCTCAGCCTGGAGCAGCTGGACCAGCTGGCCGGCGAGATCAGGACCTTTCTCGTCGACGCGGTCTCCAAGACAGGCGGCCACCTCGGCCCCAATCTCGGTGTCGTGGAGCTCACCATCGCCCTGCACCGCGTCTTCGAGTCGCCGAAAGACAGGGTGCTGTGGGACACCGGTCACCAGTCCTACGTCCACAAGCTGCTCACCGGCCGTCAGGACTTCTCGAAGCTGAAGATGAAGGGCGGCCTGTCCGGCTACCCCTCGCAGGCCGAGTCCGAGCACGACGTGATCGAGAACTCGCACGCCTCCACGGTCCTCGGCTGGGCCGACGGTCTGGCGAAGGCCAACGAGGTGCTCGACAGGAACGACCACGTGGTCGCCGTCATCGGTGACGGCGCTCTCACCGGCGGCATGGCCTGGGAGGCACTCAACAACATCGCGGACGCCAAGGACCGCCACCTGGTCATCGTCGTCAACGACAACGAGCGTTCGTACGCCCCCACGATCGGCGGCCTCGCGAACCACCTGGCGACCCTGCGCACCACGGACGGCTACGAGCGCTTCCTCGCCCGTGGGAAGGACCTCCTGGAGCGCACGCCGGTCGTCGGCAGGCCGCTCTACGAGACCCTGCACGGCGCCAAGAAGGGCCTCAAGGACTTCATCGCCCCGCAGGGCATGTTCGAGGACCTGGGCCTGAAGTACGTCGGCCCGATCGACGGTCACGACATCGAGGCCCTGGAGTCGGCGCTGGCCCGCGCCAAGCGCTTCGGCGGCCCGGTCATCGTGCACTGCCTCACCGAGAAGGGCCGCGGCTACCAGCCCGCCCTGCAGGACGAGGCGGACCGCTTCCACGCCGTCGGCAAGATCCACCCCGACACGGGCCTGCCGATCGCCTCGTCGGGCGCCGACTGGACCTCCGTCTTCGGCGAGGAGATGGTCAAGCTCGGCCAGGAGCGCAAGGACGTGGTCGCCATCACGGCCGCGATGCTCCAGCCGGTCGGCCTCGACAAGTTCGCCAAGGCCTTCCCCAAACGGGTCTACGACGTCGGCATCGCGGAGCAGCACGGCGCCGTGTCGGCGGCGGGCCTGGCGACCGGCGGACTGCACCCCGTCTTCGCCGTCTACGCGACTTTCCTCAACCGTGCCTTCGACCAGGTCCTGATGGACGTGGCCCTGCACAAGTGCGGCGTGACGTTCGTGCTGGACCGCGCGGGCGTCACCGGTACCGACGGCGCCTCGCACAACGGCATGTGGGACATGTCGATCCTTCAGGTCGTGCCGGGCCTCAGGCTCGCCGCGCCGCGTGACGCCGACCAGGTCCGTGCCCAGCTGCGCGAGGCCGTCGACGTGACCGACGCGCCGACCGTGGTCCGCTTCTCCAAGGGCGCGGTGGGTCCGGCGGTGCCCGCGGTGGGCCGGATCGGCGGCATGGACGTGCTGCGTGAGCCGGGCACCGACGCGCCCGACGTGCTCCTCGTCTCCGTCGGCGCCCTCGCGCCGATGTGCCTGGAGATCGCCGGCCTCCTCGACCAGCAGGGCATCTCCACGACCGTCGTCGACCCGCGCTGGGTCAAGCCGGTCGACGAGGCCATGGCCCCGCTCGCCGAGCAGCACCGCGTGGTCGTCACCGTCGAGGACAACTCCCGGGTCGGCGGCGTCGGCTCGACGATCGCGCAGGCGCTGCGGGACGCGGGCGTCGACGTCCCGCTGCGCGACTTCGGCATCCCGCCGCGCTTCCTCGACCACGCCTCGCGCGCCGAGGTCATGGCGGAGATCGGCCTGACCGCACCGGACATCGCCCGTCAGGTCACCGGTCTCGTCTCCAAGCTCGACGGCCGCTTCCCGGGGGCCGCCGCGCAGGCGGTGGACTCGGTGGAGCCCGCCCGCGACTGA
- a CDS encoding sugar ABC transporter permease, whose product MSIDKTSETPEDHVVENPEAAAAAVTAVDPRLLVREQGFAGYASEFKRKMKAGDLGSIPVVLGLVIIWIIFQSLNSNFLTAGNLSDISVAMVGTGMIAVGIVFVLLLGEIDLSVGSVSGVAGAAFAVLNVTHGMNEYLAFVLAILTGTVAGALHGFVFARIGVPAFAVTLAGLLFWNGFMLQILGSNGTINLDSNGLVAKLTSYYFTDVAAAYALAIGVTAVFFLSSFYGNKRREAAGVPSRPLSETILRTALLAVVAFAVAITYNQYKGLPLAVVIFIAVLLITDFVLRRTAYGRKIFALGGSVEASRRAGINVEMVRISVFAISGTFAAIGGLFIASKIASANQGAGAGDLLMNAIAAAVIGGTSLFGGRGRTWNALLGVLVIVSIQYGLALQGIASPIQYMITGGVLLATVVIDAVTRKTQKTAGRA is encoded by the coding sequence GTGAGCATCGACAAGACCTCTGAGACCCCCGAGGACCACGTCGTGGAGAACCCCGAGGCGGCCGCCGCGGCGGTCACCGCGGTCGACCCCCGGCTCCTCGTGCGCGAGCAGGGCTTCGCGGGCTACGCCTCCGAGTTCAAGCGCAAGATGAAGGCCGGTGACCTGGGTTCCATCCCGGTCGTCCTCGGCCTGGTCATCATCTGGATCATCTTCCAGAGCCTGAACTCCAACTTCCTCACCGCGGGCAACCTGTCCGACATCTCCGTCGCCATGGTCGGCACGGGCATGATCGCCGTCGGTATCGTCTTCGTACTGCTGCTCGGTGAGATCGACCTGTCGGTCGGTTCGGTCTCCGGTGTCGCCGGCGCCGCGTTCGCGGTGCTGAACGTCACGCACGGCATGAACGAGTATCTGGCTTTCGTGCTGGCCATCCTCACGGGCACGGTCGCGGGCGCGCTCCACGGCTTCGTGTTCGCGCGCATCGGTGTGCCGGCCTTCGCCGTCACCCTGGCGGGTCTGCTGTTCTGGAACGGCTTCATGCTCCAGATCCTGGGCAGCAACGGCACCATCAACCTGGACAGCAACGGCCTCGTCGCCAAGCTGACCAGCTACTACTTCACCGATGTCGCCGCCGCCTACGCGCTTGCCATCGGCGTCACCGCCGTGTTCTTCCTCAGCTCCTTCTACGGCAACAAGCGCCGCGAGGCCGCGGGTGTGCCGTCCCGGCCGCTGAGCGAGACCATCCTGCGCACCGCGCTGCTGGCGGTCGTCGCCTTCGCCGTGGCGATCACCTACAACCAGTACAAGGGCCTTCCGCTCGCCGTGGTGATCTTCATCGCGGTGCTGCTGATCACGGACTTCGTGCTGCGCCGGACCGCGTACGGCCGGAAGATCTTCGCGCTCGGTGGCAGCGTCGAGGCCTCCCGGCGTGCCGGTATCAACGTGGAGATGGTCCGGATCTCGGTCTTCGCGATCTCCGGTACGTTCGCCGCCATCGGCGGTCTGTTCATCGCCTCGAAGATCGCCTCCGCCAACCAGGGCGCGGGCGCCGGTGACCTTCTGATGAACGCGATCGCCGCCGCGGTCATCGGTGGTACGAGCCTCTTCGGTGGTCGCGGTCGTACGTGGAACGCGCTGCTGGGTGTGCTGGTGATCGTGTCCATCCAGTACGGTCTGGCGCTGCAGGGCATCGCGTCGCCGATCCAGTACATGATCACCGGTGGTGTGCTTCTCGCCACGGTCGTCATCGACGCCGTCACCCGCAAGACGCAGAAGACCGCGGGGCGCGCGTAG
- a CDS encoding ATP-binding cassette domain-containing protein — MVHVSATPVLALRGVSKRFGAVQALTDVELEVHAGEVVALVGDNGAGKSTLVKTIAGVHPIDEGAIEWDGKTVHINKPQDAQGLGIATVYQDLALCDNIDVVGNLYLGRELKKRGILDEVEMERRSRELLDTLSIRIPSVRIPIASLSGGQRQTVAIARSMLGEPKLVILDEPTAALGVEQTAQVLDLVERLRERGHAVILISHNMADVKAVADKVAVLRLGRNNGIFEVKSTSQEEIISAITGATENAVTRRAARSNGEAQK; from the coding sequence ATGGTTCACGTGTCCGCTACGCCTGTCCTGGCGTTGCGCGGGGTCTCCAAGCGATTCGGTGCCGTCCAGGCGCTCACCGATGTAGAGCTTGAGGTCCACGCCGGTGAAGTGGTCGCCCTGGTGGGCGACAACGGCGCCGGAAAGTCCACGCTGGTGAAGACGATCGCCGGCGTGCACCCCATCGATGAGGGCGCCATCGAGTGGGACGGCAAGACCGTCCACATCAACAAGCCGCAAGACGCCCAGGGCCTCGGTATCGCGACCGTGTACCAGGACCTGGCGCTGTGCGACAACATCGACGTCGTCGGCAACCTCTACCTGGGCCGGGAGCTGAAGAAGCGCGGCATCCTGGACGAGGTCGAGATGGAGCGCCGCTCCCGCGAGCTGCTGGACACGCTGTCCATCCGTATCCCTAGCGTCCGCATCCCGATCGCCTCGCTCTCCGGCGGTCAGCGCCAGACCGTGGCGATCGCCCGTTCGATGCTGGGCGAGCCCAAGCTCGTCATCCTCGACGAGCCCACCGCGGCCCTCGGTGTCGAGCAGACCGCCCAGGTGCTCGACCTCGTCGAGCGGCTGCGCGAGCGCGGTCACGCTGTCATCCTCATCAGCCACAACATGGCGGATGTGAAGGCCGTGGCCGACAAGGTCGCCGTCCTGCGCCTCGGGCGCAACAACGGCATCTTCGAGGTCAAGTCGACCTCGCAGGAAGAGATCATCTCCGCCATCACGGGCGCCACGGAGAACGCCGTGACCCGTCGTGCGGCGCGCAGCAATGGGGAGGCTCAGAAGTGA
- a CDS encoding sugar ABC transporter substrate-binding protein — protein sequence MRRAAFAVAAGAMAVSLAACGSAKESGGKSDSSSSAKKGDAIKVGLLLPENQTARYEKFDKPLIEKKVKELTNGKGTVQYANAKQDATTQAQQVETMITDKVDVLIVDAVDSAAIKNSVQKAKDAGIPVVAYDRLAQGPISGYTSFDNTTVGKTQGQALLTALGSKAKSGKIVMMNGSSTDPNAAQFKAGAHSVLDGKVNIGKEYDTKDWKPENANANMEGAISALGKKNVIGVYSANDGMAGGIITALKAAGISVPVTGQDAELAGVQRIIAGEQFMSVYKPYAPEADAAAEMAVSLAQGKSLDTVAKDKVDSPTDKAIPSVIVAVVSLTKDNIKDTVLKDGVYTVSDICTSAYKAKCDALGIK from the coding sequence ATGCGTCGTGCCGCGTTTGCCGTTGCCGCTGGTGCGATGGCCGTTTCGCTGGCTGCTTGTGGCAGTGCCAAGGAGTCCGGCGGCAAGAGCGACAGCTCCAGCTCCGCCAAGAAGGGCGACGCGATCAAGGTCGGCCTGCTCCTTCCCGAGAACCAGACCGCGCGTTACGAGAAGTTCGACAAGCCGCTGATCGAGAAGAAGGTCAAGGAGCTTACGAACGGCAAGGGCACGGTCCAGTACGCCAACGCCAAGCAGGACGCCACCACGCAGGCCCAGCAGGTCGAGACGATGATCACCGACAAGGTGGACGTCCTCATCGTCGACGCTGTGGACTCCGCGGCCATCAAGAACTCGGTCCAGAAGGCCAAGGACGCCGGCATCCCCGTCGTCGCCTACGACCGTCTCGCGCAGGGTCCGATCAGCGGTTACACGTCGTTCGACAACACGACCGTCGGCAAGACCCAGGGCCAGGCGCTCCTCACCGCGCTCGGCTCCAAGGCCAAGTCCGGCAAGATCGTGATGATGAACGGGTCGTCCACCGACCCGAACGCCGCCCAGTTCAAGGCCGGTGCCCACTCCGTCCTCGACGGCAAGGTGAACATCGGCAAGGAGTACGACACCAAGGACTGGAAGCCGGAGAACGCCAACGCCAACATGGAGGGCGCCATCTCCGCCCTCGGCAAGAAGAACGTCATCGGCGTCTACTCCGCCAACGACGGCATGGCCGGCGGTATCATCACCGCCCTCAAGGCCGCCGGCATCTCCGTCCCGGTCACCGGTCAGGACGCCGAGCTCGCGGGTGTGCAGCGCATCATCGCCGGTGAGCAGTTCATGAGCGTCTACAAGCCGTACGCCCCCGAGGCCGACGCCGCCGCCGAGATGGCCGTCTCGCTCGCCCAGGGCAAGTCGCTCGACACCGTCGCCAAGGACAAGGTCGACAGCCCGACCGACAAGGCGATCCCCTCGGTCATCGTCGCGGTCGTCTCGCTGACCAAGGACAACATCAAGGACACCGTCCTCAAGGACGGCGTCTACACGGTGAGCGACATCTGCACGAGCGCCTACAAGGCCAAGTGCGACGCGCTCGGCATCAAGTAG
- a CDS encoding ROK family transcriptional regulator, translated as METPGSQSSLHRANLERVVRAVRLAGSLTQAEIARTTGLSAATVSNIVRELKDGGTVEVTPTSAGGRRARSVSLSGDAGIVIGVDFGHTHLRVAVGNLAHQVLAEESEPLDVDASAAQGFDRAEELVSRLIAATGVDRSKIAGVGLGVPGPIDVESGTLGSTAILPGWTGAKPAEELRGRLGVPVYVDNDANLGALGELVWGSGRGVKDLAYIKVASGVGAGLVIDGKIYRGPGGTAGEIGHITLDESGPVCRCGNRGCLETFAAARYVLPLLQSSHGTDLTMEGVVRLAREGDPGCRRVIADVGRHIGSGVANLCNLLNPSRVVLGGDLAEAGELVLGPIRESVGRYAIPSAARQLSVLPGALGGRAEVLGALALALSEMGDSTLLDGSLSAATPAFT; from the coding sequence GTGGAGACTCCGGGGTCGCAGTCGTCGCTGCACCGAGCCAATCTGGAGCGCGTCGTACGTGCGGTGCGCCTTGCCGGTTCGCTCACGCAAGCGGAGATCGCGAGGACGACGGGCCTCTCCGCCGCGACCGTTTCCAATATCGTCCGGGAGCTCAAGGACGGCGGAACGGTCGAGGTCACCCCCACTTCGGCGGGTGGCCGCAGGGCCCGCAGCGTGTCCCTGAGCGGTGACGCCGGCATCGTCATCGGCGTCGACTTCGGCCATACGCATCTGCGCGTCGCGGTCGGGAACCTCGCCCACCAGGTGCTGGCCGAGGAGTCCGAGCCGCTGGACGTGGACGCGAGCGCCGCACAGGGCTTCGACCGGGCGGAGGAGCTGGTCAGCCGCCTGATCGCGGCGACCGGCGTGGACCGGTCCAAGATCGCGGGTGTGGGGCTCGGCGTGCCCGGTCCCATCGACGTGGAGTCGGGGACCCTGGGGTCCACCGCGATCCTGCCGGGCTGGACCGGCGCGAAGCCCGCCGAGGAGCTGCGGGGGCGGCTCGGCGTGCCCGTGTACGTGGACAACGACGCCAACCTGGGTGCGCTCGGCGAGCTGGTCTGGGGCAGTGGGCGCGGGGTCAAGGACCTGGCCTACATCAAGGTCGCGAGCGGTGTCGGCGCCGGCCTGGTGATCGACGGCAAGATCTACCGCGGGCCTGGCGGCACTGCGGGCGAAATCGGGCATATTACTCTTGATGAATCCGGCCCCGTCTGTCGCTGTGGCAACCGGGGCTGCCTGGAGACCTTTGCGGCGGCGCGCTATGTGCTGCCGCTTCTGCAGTCCAGTCACGGCACGGACCTGACCATGGAAGGCGTCGTCAGGCTGGCCCGCGAGGGCGATCCGGGCTGCCGTCGGGTGATCGCCGATGTCGGACGTCACATCGGAAGCGGAGTCGCGAATCTCTGCAATCTGCTGAACCCGAGTCGGGTGGTTCTCGGTGGCGACCTCGCCGAGGCCGGGGAGCTCGTTCTCGGACCCATCAGGGAGTCGGTCGGCCGGTACGCGATCCCCAGTGCCGCGCGTCAACTCTCGGTGCTGCCAGGGGCACTTGGCGGCCGTGCGGAGGTGCTCGGGGCCCTTGCTCTCGCGCTCAGCGAGATGGGCGATTCGACCCTTTTGGACGGATCGCTGTCTGCGGCCACCCCTGCCTTCACTTAG
- a CDS encoding carbohydrate ABC transporter permease, whose amino-acid sequence MKTTDIPPPAEPVEDRPLVAKEKAPPQKAKSSEGGVLNAFSHGILIIWAIMVVLPLLWAVMTSFKDDDSIFSSPWSLPDKLHFDNWSRAWSQAHMSDYFGNTLIVVGFSLAGTLVLGSMAAYVLARFEFPGNRFIYFLFVGGMSFPIMLALVPLFYVLNNMSLLNTLPGLILVYIAYSLPFTVFFLTSFFRTLPTSIAEAAFVDGASHTRTFFQIMLPMAKPGLVSVGIFNFLGQWNQYMLPTVLNTDPDKKVLSQGLVELATSQGYKGDWSGLFAGLVMAMLPVLAAYIIFQRQVVQGLTAGALK is encoded by the coding sequence ATGAAGACCACTGACATCCCGCCGCCCGCGGAACCGGTCGAGGACCGTCCTTTGGTGGCGAAGGAGAAGGCGCCGCCGCAGAAGGCGAAGAGCAGTGAGGGCGGCGTCCTCAACGCCTTCTCGCACGGCATTCTCATCATCTGGGCGATCATGGTCGTACTGCCCCTGCTGTGGGCGGTGATGACGTCTTTCAAGGACGACGACTCCATTTTCAGTTCGCCCTGGTCGCTGCCGGACAAACTGCACTTCGACAACTGGTCGCGCGCGTGGTCGCAGGCGCACATGAGCGACTACTTCGGCAACACGCTCATCGTGGTGGGATTCTCGCTGGCCGGTACGCTCGTGCTCGGCTCGATGGCGGCGTACGTCCTCGCCCGATTCGAGTTCCCGGGCAACCGTTTCATTTATTTCCTCTTCGTCGGAGGAATGAGTTTCCCGATCATGCTGGCCCTGGTGCCGTTGTTCTACGTCCTGAACAACATGAGTCTGCTGAACACGCTGCCGGGTCTGATCCTCGTCTACATCGCCTACTCGCTGCCGTTCACGGTCTTCTTCCTGACCTCGTTCTTCAGGACACTGCCGACCTCGATCGCCGAGGCGGCGTTCGTCGACGGCGCCTCGCACACCAGGACCTTCTTCCAGATCATGCTGCCGATGGCCAAGCCGGGTCTCGTCAGCGTCGGGATCTTCAACTTCCTGGGCCAGTGGAACCAGTACATGCTCCCGACGGTGCTGAACACCGATCCCGACAAGAAGGTCCTCTCCCAGGGCCTCGTCGAGCTGGCGACCAGCCAGGGCTACAAGGGCGACTGGTCGGGCCTCTTCGCGGGCCTGGTGATGGCCATGCTCCCCGTGCTGGCCGCGTACATCATCTTCCAGCGACAGGTGGTCCAGGGGCTGACGGCGGGGGCTCTCAAGTAG
- a CDS encoding carbohydrate ABC transporter permease: MQHGKYRFIVGFLVAPLALYAIFVIWPFVQAIYYSFTDWTGLSPDFKMVGFANYTRMLHDDIFWKSLQHSLVFALLLPLVTLGLALFFAFMLNVGGRRRKGAAITGVRGSGFYKIAYFFPQVLSIAIVSLLFQFAYNPNDGVINGTLKAIGLGSVQPDWLGDPNLALWCVMAVLLWSTVGFFVVLFSAGMASIPKDFYEAALLDGASRATTFFKITLPLLWDTVQSGWVYMGILALGAEAFAAVQIMTVGPGGPDYSTTVLPLYVYQSAFRDANAAYATTIGVALLIVTLLFAAIVMRLGRRERLEF; this comes from the coding sequence ATGCAACACGGCAAGTACCGGTTCATTGTGGGGTTCTTGGTGGCCCCCTTGGCGTTGTACGCGATCTTCGTGATCTGGCCCTTCGTCCAGGCCATCTACTACTCGTTCACGGACTGGACCGGTCTGAGCCCCGACTTCAAGATGGTCGGTTTCGCCAACTACACCAGAATGCTGCACGACGACATCTTCTGGAAGTCGTTGCAGCACAGTCTGGTGTTCGCGTTGCTGCTGCCGCTGGTGACGCTGGGCCTCGCGCTCTTCTTCGCCTTCATGCTCAATGTCGGTGGGCGGCGTCGAAAAGGCGCCGCCATCACCGGAGTGCGCGGTTCGGGATTCTACAAAATCGCCTATTTCTTCCCACAGGTGCTGTCGATCGCGATCGTCTCCCTGCTTTTCCAATTCGCCTACAACCCCAACGACGGCGTCATCAACGGGACGTTGAAGGCCATCGGCCTCGGCAGCGTCCAGCCGGACTGGCTGGGCGACCCGAACCTCGCCCTGTGGTGTGTGATGGCGGTGCTGCTGTGGAGCACGGTCGGGTTCTTCGTCGTGCTGTTCTCGGCGGGCATGGCGTCGATTCCGAAGGACTTCTACGAGGCCGCGCTGCTCGACGGCGCGAGCCGCGCCACCACCTTCTTCAAGATCACCCTTCCGCTGCTCTGGGACACCGTGCAGTCGGGCTGGGTGTACATGGGGATCCTGGCGCTCGGCGCCGAGGCGTTCGCCGCCGTGCAGATCATGACCGTGGGCCCCGGCGGCCCCGACTACTCGACCACGGTCCTTCCGCTGTACGTGTACCAATCGGCGTTCCGTGACGCGAACGCCGCCTACGCCACCACGATCGGTGTCGCGCTCCTCATCGTCACGCTGCTGTTCGCGGCGATCGTGATGCGACTGGGCCGGCGCGAGCGGTTGGAGTTCTAG